From the Conger conger chromosome 14, fConCon1.1, whole genome shotgun sequence genome, one window contains:
- the LOC133110336 gene encoding adenosine receptor A1-like: MTEALSSSQALYIGMEVVIAVSSVIGNVMVVWAVKINRSLRDTTFWFIVSLALADIAVGALVIPLAITISIGLKTHFYSCLLVACTVLVLTQSSILALLAIAIDRYLRVKIPLSYKRVVTPRRAGAAVVLCWAVSIVVGLTPMLGWNNLEALRENRSHDDDLVITCQFENVISMDYMVYFNFFSWVLPPLLLMLVIYAEIFYMIHRQLGRKVSASHLDPSRYYGKELKLAKSLALVLFLFALGWLPLHVLNCITLFCPACHKPMILTYTAILLTHGNSAVNPVVYAFRIKKFRTAFLRIWKQCLCCRDDGHMKTRPSERLDSLIRRHQQQHHDDI; encoded by the exons ATGACTGAAGCTTTGTCGTCGTCACAGGCGCTCTATATCGGCATGGAGGTGGTGATCGCGGTGTCGTCCGTGATCGGGAACGTGATGGTGGTCTGGGCTGTGAAAATCAATCGCTCACTGAGAGACACAACTTTTTGGTTTATCGTTTCGTTGGCCTTGGCTGACATTGCCGTTGGAGCACTCGTCATTCCCTTGGCCATAACTATCAGCATTGGACTGAAGACGCACTTCTACAGTTGCCTGCTTGTGGCATGCACGGTCCTGGTGCTGACGCAAAGTTCAATCTTGGCCCTCCTGGCTATTGCAATCGATCGCTACCTAAGGGTCAAGATCCCCCTCAG CTACAAGCGGGTGGTGACACCGCGGAGGGCCGGGGCGGCGGTGGTGCTGTGCTGGGCAGTGTCGATCGTGGTGGGCCTCACCCCCATGCTGGGCTGGAACAACCTGGAGGCTCTGCGGGAGAACCGCTCCCACGACGACGACCTGGTCATCACCTGCCAGTTCGAGAACGTCATCAGCATGGACTACATGGTCTACTTCAACTTCTTCAGCTGGGTGctcccgcccctgctcctgATGCTGGTCATCTACGCCGAGATCTTCTACATGATCCACCGGCAGCTGGGCCGCAAGGTGTCGGCGAGCCACCTGGACCCCAGCAGGTACTACGGCAAGGAGCTGAAGCTGGCCAAGTCCCTGGCCCTGGTCCTCTTCCTCTTCGCCCTGGGCTGGCTGCCGCTGCACGTCCTGAACTGCATCACGCTCTTCTGCCCGGCGTGCCACAAGCCCATGATCCTCACCTACACGGCCATCCTGCTCACCCACGGCAACTCCGCCGTCAACCCCGTGGTCTACGCCTTCCGCATCAAGAAGTTCCGCACCGCGTTCCTGCGCATCTGGAAGCAGTGCCTGTGCTGCCGCGACGACGGCCACATGAAGACCCGCCCCAGCGAGCGATTGGACAGCCTGATCCGGCGGCACCAGCAACAGCACCACGACGACATCTGA